From the genome of Glycine max cultivar Williams 82 chromosome 2, Glycine_max_v4.0, whole genome shotgun sequence, one region includes:
- the LOC100819772 gene encoding LOW QUALITY PROTEIN: uncharacterized protein (The sequence of the model RefSeq protein was modified relative to this genomic sequence to represent the inferred CDS: substituted 1 base at 1 genomic stop codon), whose protein sequence is HVATFGEMMLDMLPQDLAFTVLVPSEDAFKRDLRLSVNDSFKPDKFNDTYAIVSRILGFSAVPGTLSLANVQLGELVNYDSSSGFPLYFSKDINGMLVVNRIXSEIVDVRKKEILVHVMDGVIMDAEFEESILAEDDTEED, encoded by the coding sequence CATGTTGCCACTTTTGGGGAAATGATGCTTGACATGTTGCCACAAGATCTTGCCTTTACTGTTTTGGTTCCGTCCGAGGATGCTTTCAAGCGAGATCTGCGTCTGTCGGTGAATGATAGTTTCAAACCGGACAAGTTCAATGATACCTATGCGATTGTGAGTCGTATATTGGGGTTTTCAGCTGTTCCTGGGACACTTTCTTTGGCTAATGTGCAATTGGGTGAGCTTGTGAACTATGATTCCTCATCTGGGTTTCCCTTGTACTTCTCAAAAGATATCAATGGAATGCTTGTTGTTAATAGGATTTGATCAGAAATAGTAGATGTTAGGAAGAAGGAGATTCTTGTCCATGTCATGGATGGGGTTATTATGGATGCTGAATTTGAGGAATCGATTTTAGCTGAGGATGATACAGAGGAGGATTGA